Proteins found in one Pelobacter seleniigenes DSM 18267 genomic segment:
- a CDS encoding class 1 fructose-bisphosphatase, translated as MSEPGKTKFQVDLRRHLRENYVHESLTHLICEIAEASKYIINSIRTGDLGVAGTSNLYGEEQLALDVLADRILRKRLDHSRVVANMMSEEMDEIIPISPDCEGKYSVAFDPLDGSSLVDVNLAVGTIVSIYEGCDLLQPGRNQAAAMYILYGPRTTLVYSVGKGVHEFGMNNLMEYTLLRENITIEPEGNLYAPGGMRNLYTSGVEAFVSTLEKRGVKLRYSGGFVPDINQVLLKGKGIFFYPHLKNQPKGKLRLLFELNPMAFLIEQAGGAASNGRQRILDLQAEQIHERSPVFIGCKKDVAMAEEFIRKHEIENSPGVPKKVTSKEPQPA; from the coding sequence ATGAGCGAACCTGGAAAGACAAAGTTTCAAGTTGATTTGCGGCGACACCTGCGTGAAAACTATGTACATGAGAGTCTGACCCACCTGATTTGCGAGATCGCAGAAGCTTCCAAATATATCATCAATTCCATTAGAACCGGCGATCTTGGGGTGGCGGGGACGTCAAATCTTTATGGTGAAGAGCAGCTGGCTCTGGATGTTCTTGCCGACCGTATCCTGCGTAAACGCCTGGATCATTCACGTGTTGTCGCTAACATGATGTCGGAAGAAATGGATGAAATCATTCCCATCTCTCCTGACTGTGAAGGCAAATATTCGGTTGCCTTCGATCCCTTGGACGGCTCCTCCCTGGTTGATGTCAATCTCGCTGTCGGCACAATTGTTTCGATTTATGAGGGCTGCGATTTGCTGCAGCCCGGTCGTAACCAGGCTGCAGCGATGTATATCCTGTATGGACCGCGGACGACGCTGGTTTACAGTGTCGGTAAAGGTGTGCATGAGTTTGGCATGAACAACCTCATGGAATATACCCTGCTGCGTGAGAATATCACCATAGAGCCCGAAGGAAATCTTTATGCTCCCGGCGGTATGAGGAATCTGTATACCAGTGGTGTCGAAGCCTTTGTCTCCACTCTGGAAAAAAGAGGCGTCAAGTTGCGTTACAGTGGCGGCTTTGTCCCTGATATCAACCAGGTGCTGCTAAAAGGGAAAGGCATTTTCTTTTATCCTCATCTCAAAAATCAACCCAAAGGCAAATTGCGCCTGTTGTTTGAGCTCAATCCAATGGCGTTCCTGATCGAACAGGCCGGTGGCGCCGCATCCAACGGTCGCCAGCGAATTCTCGACCTGCAGGCCGAGCAAATTCACGAGCGTTCGCCAGTATTTATCGGTTGTAAAAAAGATGTCGCCATGGCTGAGGAGTTTATTCGTAAGCACGAAATTGAAAACAGTCCAGGAGTGCCCAAAAAGGTGACATCCAAAGAACCTCAGCCCGCCTGA
- a CDS encoding SDR family oxidoreductase yields MILPNYTIVGCGDIGLRVARELISAGHRVQATAHFAERGAALEQEGIRPIVANFDYQDEVPELLVHGHGIFYFLPPQGGGSSDYRMVNFCRRLSVDNCPSKLVYISTSGVYGDCGGQLVTEETPLNPLTSRAKRRVSAETQLGEAASRLGFELVILRVTGIYGPGRLPFAQLQKGHQVLRPEESPLTNRIHSLDLVRICLAAMERGKQGDVFNVCDGHPSSMSEYFTQVAETFGFPVPEQLTMAEAERVMNPLTLSFLKESRRMSNRKMLAELQIELAYPDLASGLPACEVDL; encoded by the coding sequence ATGATTTTGCCAAATTATACGATTGTTGGCTGCGGTGATATCGGCCTGAGAGTGGCGCGTGAGTTGATCAGTGCCGGTCATCGGGTTCAAGCGACCGCACATTTTGCAGAAAGGGGGGCTGCCCTTGAGCAAGAGGGCATCCGCCCTATTGTGGCTAATTTTGACTACCAGGATGAGGTTCCTGAACTTCTCGTGCACGGACATGGGATCTTTTATTTTTTGCCTCCCCAGGGTGGGGGGAGCAGCGATTACCGCATGGTTAATTTTTGTCGTCGTTTGTCTGTCGATAACTGTCCCAGCAAGCTGGTCTATATCAGTACCAGCGGAGTTTATGGAGATTGCGGCGGACAACTGGTCACTGAAGAAACTCCGCTTAATCCGTTGACCAGCCGGGCAAAACGCCGGGTGAGTGCAGAAACCCAGCTTGGCGAGGCCGCTTCCAGGCTCGGTTTCGAATTGGTTATTTTGCGGGTGACCGGGATTTACGGTCCCGGGCGCCTCCCTTTTGCCCAGTTGCAGAAAGGCCATCAGGTTTTGCGCCCGGAAGAGTCTCCACTGACCAATCGTATCCATAGTCTTGATCTTGTCCGGATCTGTCTGGCCGCCATGGAGCGTGGGAAGCAGGGGGATGTTTTTAATGTCTGTGACGGACATCCAAGCAGCATGAGCGAGTATTTTACCCAGGTTGCCGAGACTTTCGGGTTCCCGGTGCCGGAGCAATTGACTATGGCTGAAGCTGAGCGGGTGATGAATCCGCTCACCCTCTCTTTTCTGAAGGAATCCCGCCGGATGTCAAACCGTAAAATGTTGGCCGAACTGCAGATTGAGCTGGCCTATCCGGACCTTGCGAGCGGATTACCGGCCTGTGAGGTCGACTTATGA
- the cysZ gene encoding sulfate transporter CysZ, whose protein sequence is MIRQVGTAVVKPVAGFTRGFGYPAKAARLFMRKPGLIRFLVIPFFINLLVFSSAVYYGLDLFQQVLQTYAPQTEVWYGMILYYLAWVVALLLTTVMVFFSFTVVGNLIASPFNELLSERTENLVLGEPPQEGFSVRRFLVESGSAFIAELKKMALFLGCMLLLFLLNFIPGIGSLIYAVLAPLLTLFFLAVEYMAFVLMRKQLSFADQRRYVFRHPMLMGGFACSVFCLLAIPFLQFFCIPLAVVGATLLWCDFPGEEESRFSQTR, encoded by the coding sequence ATGATCAGGCAGGTTGGTACTGCAGTTGTCAAGCCGGTCGCCGGTTTTACCCGTGGCTTCGGTTATCCGGCCAAAGCGGCCAGACTGTTTATGCGCAAACCCGGCTTAATAAGATTTTTGGTCATTCCTTTTTTCATCAACCTGCTGGTTTTTTCAAGTGCCGTCTATTACGGCCTCGATCTTTTCCAGCAGGTGCTGCAGACTTATGCGCCCCAGACCGAGGTCTGGTACGGAATGATTCTGTATTATCTGGCCTGGGTGGTCGCTTTGTTGTTAACGACGGTGATGGTTTTTTTCTCTTTTACCGTCGTCGGCAACCTGATCGCATCTCCTTTTAACGAACTGTTGTCGGAGCGGACCGAGAATCTGGTGCTGGGGGAACCCCCTCAGGAAGGATTCAGTGTGCGGCGTTTTCTGGTCGAATCAGGGTCGGCCTTTATCGCTGAATTGAAGAAAATGGCTCTGTTCCTTGGCTGTATGCTGCTGCTGTTCCTGCTCAACTTCATCCCTGGGATCGGCTCGCTGATTTATGCTGTCCTGGCGCCCTTGTTGACCCTGTTTTTTCTGGCCGTGGAATATATGGCCTTTGTTTTGATGCGCAAGCAACTCAGCTTTGCAGATCAGCGACGCTATGTTTTTAGACATCCCATGTTGATGGGAGGTTTTGCCTGCAGCGTGTTTTGCCTGCTGGCTATTCCTTTTTTGCAGTTCTTTTGTATCCCTCTGGCCGTAGTTGGTGCCACCCTGCTTTGGTGCGATTTCCCAGGGGAGGAAGAATCACGCTTCTCGCAGACGCGCTAA
- the pepN gene encoding aminopeptidase N, which yields MMKIDENSPATIYLHDYRSPAFLVEKIELDFDMHESATLVSSKIQFYLNPDREGRLEPLSLHGEALQLLAVAIDGEPLAAGEYVMTDEGLDIPVVPNRFVLEVKTQIDPVHNTSLEGLYLSNGNFCTQCEAQGFRKITYYPDRPDVLARFRVRVEADQRYPVLLSNGNLVEQGKLGNERHFAVWDDPFRKPSYLFALVAGDLVCLEDHYQTGSGRDVLLQIYVEARNQNYCEHAMRSLQQAMRWDEEVYGLEYDLNRYMIVAVDDFNMGAMENKGLNVFNSKYVLAHPDTATDSDYLGVESVIGHEYFHNWTGNRVTCRDWFQLSLKEGLTVFRDQQFSADLNSAAVKRIDDVRVLRQFQFPEDAGPMAHPVRPSSYVEINNFYTATVYNKGAEVIRMMATLLGRERFIAGVRLYLERYDGQAATCDDFVAVMEEAGKTDLSTFKRWYRQSGTPKIHFEQDYDPLARTFRLRVSQSCPATPGQPDKEPFLIPLAVGLLDESGNDLPLRLEGEPAAGDGTRVLELQESTQEYCFQDIPCRPVVSLLRGFSAPVQMTTVVDAEDLAFQLVHDSDPFNRWEAGQKLAVSELLRNYRELAPGRDFSLSPVFMEAWRRALADRSTDRSFLTQLLTLPSEQYLADQLDEFDPQQIHGVRMAAYRALVGANEDLLKERYAEAADPGRGYRLAPESVGRRALANFCLTQLLQLPSPEKIALGLVQYHEARNMTDRLAAFTALINTDIDERDELLDDFYRQWQAHPLLVDKWFSLQALAPREQTFAEVKRLLGHPKFNPANPNRVRSLLGAFAQNMLAFHQPDGSGYQLLRERILLLDQNNAQLSARLAGPFTRWQRLEPIRRQAMKKELEIMQKSRLSRDLYEIVNKSL from the coding sequence ATGATGAAAATTGATGAAAATTCTCCTGCGACAATATATCTGCACGACTACCGGTCGCCGGCCTTTCTGGTCGAAAAGATCGAACTTGATTTCGATATGCACGAATCCGCAACCCTGGTTTCCTCAAAAATTCAATTTTATCTCAACCCTGACCGGGAGGGGCGGTTGGAGCCATTGTCTCTGCATGGGGAGGCGCTGCAATTGTTAGCTGTTGCCATAGATGGCGAGCCCCTTGCCGCTGGCGAGTACGTCATGACTGATGAAGGGTTGGATATCCCGGTGGTCCCGAACCGGTTTGTGCTTGAGGTCAAAACTCAAATCGACCCGGTTCATAATACCTCCCTCGAAGGCCTTTACCTTTCCAATGGCAACTTTTGCACCCAGTGTGAGGCGCAGGGTTTTCGTAAGATAACCTATTATCCTGATCGCCCCGATGTCCTGGCCCGCTTTCGGGTGAGGGTCGAGGCTGATCAGCGTTACCCGGTTCTGCTCAGCAATGGGAACCTGGTCGAGCAGGGCAAGCTTGGTAACGAGCGCCATTTTGCTGTCTGGGACGATCCCTTTCGCAAGCCAAGTTACCTTTTTGCCCTGGTGGCCGGAGACCTGGTCTGTCTGGAGGATCATTATCAGACCGGTTCCGGGCGTGACGTCCTGTTGCAGATTTACGTTGAGGCCCGTAACCAGAACTACTGTGAGCATGCCATGCGGTCGCTGCAACAAGCGATGCGTTGGGATGAAGAGGTCTATGGTCTGGAATATGATCTCAATCGTTACATGATTGTTGCCGTTGACGACTTCAATATGGGGGCCATGGAAAATAAAGGGTTGAACGTCTTTAATTCCAAATATGTTCTGGCTCATCCGGATACGGCAACGGATAGCGATTATCTGGGTGTTGAATCCGTCATCGGGCATGAGTATTTTCATAACTGGACCGGGAATCGTGTGACGTGTCGGGACTGGTTCCAGCTGAGCTTGAAGGAAGGGTTAACGGTTTTTCGTGATCAGCAGTTTTCCGCCGATCTGAATTCGGCTGCCGTTAAGAGGATTGATGACGTCAGGGTGCTGCGGCAATTCCAGTTTCCTGAAGATGCCGGCCCCATGGCTCATCCGGTGCGGCCTTCCTCCTATGTGGAAATCAATAATTTTTATACCGCTACGGTTTATAATAAGGGGGCCGAAGTCATCCGGATGATGGCGACCCTGCTCGGGCGGGAACGTTTCATTGCCGGGGTGAGACTTTATCTGGAGAGGTATGACGGGCAGGCCGCCACTTGTGACGATTTTGTCGCTGTCATGGAGGAGGCCGGAAAAACCGATCTGTCAACCTTCAAGCGTTGGTATCGGCAGTCCGGGACACCAAAAATTCATTTTGAACAGGATTATGACCCCCTTGCCCGGACTTTCCGGCTACGGGTCTCGCAAAGTTGCCCGGCAACACCGGGACAGCCGGATAAGGAACCCTTTCTCATCCCCCTGGCCGTTGGACTGCTCGACGAGTCCGGCAATGACCTCCCGCTGCGGCTGGAAGGCGAACCTGCCGCTGGTGACGGGACTCGGGTTCTTGAACTGCAGGAATCCACCCAGGAATACTGTTTCCAGGATATTCCATGTCGACCGGTTGTCTCGTTATTGCGCGGGTTCTCAGCTCCGGTGCAAATGACGACCGTTGTTGATGCGGAAGACCTGGCTTTTCAGCTGGTTCATGACAGCGATCCTTTTAATCGCTGGGAGGCCGGGCAGAAATTGGCGGTCAGTGAACTGCTCCGTAATTATCGTGAGCTTGCACCCGGCCGGGATTTTTCTTTGAGCCCTGTTTTTATGGAAGCCTGGCGAAGGGCGCTGGCTGACCGGTCGACTGATCGCAGCTTTTTGACGCAATTACTGACTCTGCCGAGCGAACAGTATCTGGCCGACCAGCTGGACGAATTCGATCCGCAGCAAATCCATGGGGTGAGGATGGCTGCCTATCGTGCCCTGGTCGGTGCAAACGAAGACCTGCTCAAGGAGCGCTATGCTGAGGCGGCTGACCCGGGTAGAGGATATCGCCTTGCCCCCGAATCCGTCGGCAGGCGCGCGTTGGCCAATTTCTGCCTGACTCAACTGTTGCAGCTGCCCAGCCCGGAAAAAATCGCTCTGGGCCTGGTCCAATATCATGAAGCCCGTAATATGACCGATCGGTTGGCTGCTTTTACCGCTCTGATCAATACGGATATCGATGAACGCGATGAACTGCTAGATGATTTTTATCGTCAATGGCAAGCGCATCCTCTGCTGGTCGACAAATGGTTCAGCCTGCAGGCGCTGGCCCCTCGGGAACAGACCTTTGCAGAGGTAAAGCGACTTTTGGGGCATCCGAAATTCAACCCTGCCAACCCGAACCGGGTTCGTTCTTTGCTGGGGGCGTTTGCACAGAATATGCTTGCCTTTCACCAGCCGGACGGTAGCGGTTATCAGCTGCTGCGGGAGCGGATTTTGCTGCTGGATCAGAACAATGCCCAGCTGTCGGCCCGCCTGGCCGGTCCTTTTACCCGCTGGCAGCGGCTTGAACCGATCCGTCGTCAAGCGATGAAGAAGGAACTTGAGATCATGCAAAAGTCGCGTTTATCACGGGATCTCTATGAAATCGTTAACAAGAGCCTGTAA
- a CDS encoding DNA internalization-related competence protein ComEC/Rec2, whose translation MQLLNIAFVATVFGLALAPLGTFGLPFGGLVLLVAVPYLTWKRGNSHPLVLFFLFFLLANLRYPLAFPDRQDVDEIEALNKRVVVTATVTQVESLADGRTRADLRVTGVSLRDEALPLSAPFQIRLYIGAGNIFLLPGDEIRLRSRLRKPRLFGTPGEFNWPRQLAGQGIAMTAWIKHTDEIEVLGNKTNSLLRCLYAWKGRVATLITSIMPTADAALVRSLVLGEGRVMPDQERDVLASAGISHLFAISGLHLGLIGWGLFSLFSRLYHSSPRLLSWRPPQRVLPYFLVPILFGYLMLTGDAVATRRAFALVVLGATFLSMRYHINALQLLVSLAFLSLLLNPLLLWQAGWQLSFAGAAGIVFWHPRFSKLCKGRSVLLRYPVQLLMVTGAATLATLPLVLLNFHLLAPAGLPANLVAVPMVALLALPIGLLGMAVLPFCQPVAEQLFIFDGFILNVLVRFSEWLIALPGLGSHMVFLSRLQYLSIGLLVAALCSVATQPARKTLLLSVALLSFAMGLWLVQRGGSAAPLTITMFSVGQGESLLLQNDHGQTVLIDGGGLYSERFDVGERLVAPALAELGVNRLDAIVLTHDHPDHRKGLEFVLDHFKVGEVWAAKPLANLNAAFAAAVQRNGGVFRVAESGWSELPFGLGTPLRVFSPAIGRLSENDSSLVVFCGLNPDNGLLLTGDLEAKGVGILLQEEFGPVSLLKLPHHGSRHSATRQLIARFRPAACFVSAGFRNSYHLPAQSLVNYLEEEGIPLFRTDLQGTVRASFASDGWHFSLWENGLFR comes from the coding sequence ATGCAGCTGTTGAATATTGCCTTTGTCGCGACTGTTTTCGGGCTTGCCCTAGCTCCGTTGGGGACATTCGGCCTACCGTTTGGCGGGCTGGTGCTGCTGGTGGCGGTCCCCTATCTGACCTGGAAACGCGGGAATTCTCATCCGCTTGTTCTGTTTTTTCTATTCTTCCTACTTGCCAATTTACGTTATCCACTTGCCTTTCCAGACCGGCAGGATGTCGATGAGATTGAGGCTCTGAATAAACGGGTCGTGGTGACCGCGACTGTGACTCAGGTCGAATCTCTTGCTGACGGCCGAACCCGGGCGGATTTGAGGGTGACCGGGGTGTCGCTGCGAGACGAAGCCCTTCCGTTGTCAGCACCCTTTCAGATCCGCCTGTATATAGGTGCGGGAAACATTTTCCTGCTGCCCGGCGATGAGATCCGACTACGCAGTCGGCTGCGGAAGCCGCGTCTATTTGGTACTCCCGGAGAATTCAACTGGCCACGACAATTGGCTGGGCAGGGGATTGCCATGACTGCCTGGATAAAACATACCGATGAAATCGAAGTCCTTGGGAACAAAACAAACTCATTGCTACGGTGTCTCTACGCTTGGAAGGGCAGGGTGGCTACGCTCATCACCTCAATCATGCCGACCGCTGATGCCGCTCTGGTGCGCTCTCTTGTCCTTGGGGAAGGGCGGGTGATGCCCGACCAGGAGCGTGATGTCCTGGCCAGCGCCGGGATCAGTCATCTCTTCGCCATTTCGGGGTTGCACCTGGGATTGATCGGCTGGGGCTTGTTTTCCCTTTTCTCGCGCCTTTACCACTCGTCCCCCCGACTTCTTTCCTGGCGTCCTCCACAGCGGGTTCTGCCTTATTTTCTGGTACCGATTTTGTTTGGCTATCTTATGTTGACCGGGGATGCGGTGGCAACTCGCCGGGCTTTCGCTCTGGTCGTGCTGGGCGCAACGTTTTTGTCCATGCGCTATCATATCAACGCATTGCAGTTGCTGGTTTCGTTGGCATTTTTGTCATTGTTGTTGAACCCGCTACTGCTGTGGCAAGCCGGTTGGCAATTGTCTTTTGCCGGCGCCGCCGGAATTGTCTTCTGGCATCCTCGGTTTTCTAAGCTCTGCAAAGGACGGTCTGTCCTTCTGCGCTATCCTGTGCAACTGCTTATGGTGACGGGTGCTGCGACCCTTGCAACCTTGCCCCTGGTTTTGCTCAATTTTCACCTTTTGGCTCCGGCAGGCCTCCCGGCCAATCTGGTTGCCGTTCCCATGGTTGCATTGCTCGCTCTTCCCATCGGATTGCTGGGGATGGCGGTGCTGCCCTTTTGCCAACCCGTTGCCGAGCAGTTATTTATTTTTGACGGTTTTATTCTTAATGTGCTGGTCCGTTTTTCAGAGTGGTTGATCGCTCTGCCGGGATTGGGCAGCCATATGGTTTTCCTTTCTCGTTTGCAGTATTTGAGTATTGGCCTGCTGGTGGCTGCGCTCTGTAGCGTGGCTACACAGCCTGCCCGAAAAACACTGCTGCTATCGGTCGCTCTGCTCTCTTTTGCAATGGGGCTTTGGCTGGTTCAAAGGGGCGGCAGTGCGGCTCCATTAACCATCACTATGTTCAGTGTCGGGCAAGGTGAATCTCTGCTGCTTCAGAACGATCATGGTCAGACCGTGCTGATTGATGGCGGCGGGTTGTACAGTGAGCGGTTTGATGTTGGCGAACGGCTGGTGGCGCCGGCTTTGGCAGAACTTGGTGTTAATCGGCTGGATGCGATTGTCTTAACCCATGATCATCCTGATCATCGCAAAGGACTGGAGTTTGTTCTTGACCATTTCAAGGTCGGTGAAGTGTGGGCCGCCAAGCCCTTGGCAAACCTGAATGCAGCTTTTGCTGCTGCGGTGCAGCGCAACGGTGGGGTGTTCCGTGTTGCTGAGTCGGGTTGGTCAGAGTTGCCTTTTGGGCTGGGGACGCCCTTGCGAGTTTTTTCGCCGGCGATCGGTCGGCTCTCGGAAAATGATTCGTCACTGGTTGTTTTCTGCGGGTTGAATCCCGATAATGGACTTTTATTGACCGGCGATCTGGAAGCAAAAGGGGTTGGGATTCTCTTGCAGGAAGAATTCGGGCCGGTATCGCTGTTGAAGCTTCCTCACCATGGCAGCAGGCACTCCGCGACCCGGCAATTGATTGCCCGCTTTCGGCCAGCCGCTTGCTTCGTTTCGGCGGGGTTTCGAAATAGCTATCATCTTCCCGCACAGTCTTTGGTGAACTATTTGGAAGAGGAGGGGATTCCTCTGTTCAGAACTGATTTACAGGGGACGGTTCGGGCTTCTTTTGCCTCTGATGGGTGGCATTTCAGCCTCTGGGAGAATGGGCTTTTCCGTTGA
- a CDS encoding putative signal transducing protein, with product MKKLHVFSFWDRLQAGLLKEILAGEGIACILRNDQLSSALGEIPFNECSPELWVIDDETYPRAKLLLTGWLKNDNTNGEPWVCPHCGEHCLPHFGACWSCGTERE from the coding sequence ATGAAAAAGTTACACGTATTCAGTTTCTGGGATCGATTGCAGGCAGGGCTGCTTAAAGAGATTCTTGCTGGCGAAGGTATTGCGTGCATTTTGCGGAACGATCAGCTGTCCTCAGCGTTAGGCGAGATTCCATTTAACGAATGTTCTCCGGAACTCTGGGTTATCGATGATGAAACGTATCCTCGAGCCAAGCTGTTACTCACCGGTTGGTTGAAAAACGATAATACTAACGGCGAACCCTGGGTCTGCCCGCACTGCGGAGAGCATTGTCTGCCCCATTTTGGTGCCTGCTGGTCTTGTGGAACCGAACGCGAGTAA
- the dcd gene encoding dCTP deaminase has protein sequence MILSGQEIEKRIGGDIVIDPYDPSRLNPNSYNLALHDELLVYDEPVLDMKKNNLHHSIRIPAEGLVLEPHRLYLGRTVEYTETSGLVPMLEGRSSVGRLGLFVHVTAGFGDVGFRGFWTLEIFCVQPIRIYAGVQICQIYYHSIEGAYANYSSGKYQNNSGIQPSLLYRDYLEK, from the coding sequence ATGATTTTATCCGGCCAGGAAATTGAAAAAAGAATCGGCGGGGATATCGTGATTGACCCCTACGATCCTTCCCGATTGAACCCGAACAGTTATAATCTGGCCCTGCATGATGAGCTTCTCGTTTATGACGAGCCGGTTCTTGATATGAAGAAGAATAACCTTCACCACTCAATCAGGATTCCTGCCGAAGGGCTGGTCCTTGAGCCGCACCGGCTTTATCTGGGGAGAACGGTTGAGTACACGGAGACTTCAGGATTGGTTCCCATGTTGGAAGGACGTTCTTCGGTAGGTCGCTTGGGGCTTTTTGTGCATGTCACCGCAGGGTTTGGAGATGTGGGGTTCAGGGGGTTTTGGACCTTGGAGATTTTTTGCGTACAACCGATCCGGATTTATGCCGGAGTGCAGATCTGTCAGATCTATTATCATTCCATTGAAGGAGCGTACGCCAACTATAGCAGTGGAAAATACCAGAATAATTCGGGGATCCAGCCCAGTCTGCTGTACCGGGATTATCTTGAAAAATGA
- a CDS encoding 4Fe-4S binding protein: MRIIIDSMVCCGSSECIKACPEKAIVLHDGKAVLDEAKCDLDGICIPACPQGAIGFLEN, from the coding sequence ATGCGTATCATAATCGATTCAATGGTTTGTTGCGGCAGTTCCGAATGTATCAAGGCCTGTCCGGAAAAGGCGATAGTCCTGCACGATGGCAAAGCTGTTCTTGATGAAGCTAAATGTGATCTGGACGGCATCTGCATTCCAGCCTGTCCCCAAGGGGCTATCGGCTTTTTGGAAAACTGA